Genomic segment of Aerosakkonema funiforme FACHB-1375:
CAGCCAAAGCGTTTGGGCCTCCAGTTGATACTCCGATCGCGATCGCCTCTATCGGTTTGGGATTTCGGATTGCCCGTTTTCGATAAGTTAATTGTTGGTTGATTGAGGACGTTTTTAAATCCCGATCTGAATTCAAAGTAGTAGTTTCGATCGATTCGCCACAAAATACTTTAATTTTGGGAATAAGTTCCTGACGGAGATGCTGATTAGCTGCCTCAATACTGCCCATTTGAAAAGGTTTGGTTACATAATCTTTAGCTCCTAAAGAAAGTGCTTCCAGTGTTGCAGTAGCGCCTCGTTCCGTAAAGGCACTGAACATAATCGTCGGGAGGTTAGGGTAAGTTTTGCGAATCGCTGCTAATGTCTCCAGGCCATCCATTTCTGGCATTTCTACATCTAGGATGACCAAATCCGGGTTGACTTGGGCAATCTTCGCGAGAGCAATTTGACCGTTGGCAGCAACTCCCGCGACTTCTAAGGCCGGGTCATTAGATAAAACTTCACTTACCCGACGACGCACCATAACAGAATCATCAACAATCAAGAGGCGAATTTTACGCATTAGTAGTTAAGAAAGGATAATTGGCAATCGCCGAGGCGTAAATAGTCGCGTTAGTGGGTAATTAATCGAGAGAATTACCCACTAATGATGACTGGTTTAATATTTGAATTGGCTGACCAGTGTTTGCAATTCTGCTGCTAACAGAGCGAGTTGGTCGGCAAATTTTAAAGTTTGGCTAGCTACATCTGTGGTACTTTGAGCTGCTTCGGCAACATTGTTAATGTTATTTGCAATTTCTGATGTACCCTTAGCAGCCCCAGCAACGTTCCTGGCAATTTCATTTGTCGTGGCAGTTTGTTGTTCGACGGCACTGGCGATGGTATTTTGGAAATCGTTAATTTGGTTAATAATCGCTGTAATTTGTGCGATCGCTGCTACTGCGCTTTTGGTATCGCTCTGAATAGTTTCTATTTTTTGACTGATATCTTCAGTTGCTTTTGCAGTTTGCTTGGCTAATTCTTTGACTTCATTAGCGACGACAGCGAAACCTTTGCCCGCTTCTCCGGCTCTTGCCGCTTCAATAGTAGCGTTTAAAGCTAATAAGTTGGTTTGTTGGGCAATTGAAGTAATCACTTTGACGACATTACCAATCTCAATGCTACTTTGGCCAAGTTTGGCGATAGTTTGGTTGGTGCTTTGGGTCATTTTAACGGCGTTAGTTGCTACCATCGCTGCATCAGTCGCACTTTTAGAAATTTCCTTAATGCTGGCGCTCATTTCTTCTACACCAGTGGCAACAACTTGGGCATTTAAGTTAACTTCATCAGCAGAAATTGAAGCAGAATTAGCTTGTCCTGATGTATGTTCTGCATTTTTATTTAGCTGTTGGCTAACTTTGGTGAGGTCTTCCGAAGCATGGGCAAGTGCTTGAGCGACTGAGGCAATTTTTCGCACTGAGTCGGTTAAATTGCTCGTCATTAAGTTGACGTTATAACTTAGTTGTTTGA
This window contains:
- a CDS encoding methyl-accepting chemotaxis protein produces the protein MDTYNGKRIARFLFFKKTSNPSSKVTQKLSDPEPLSQLESSQLDRVKITSEHWNELLSVLKSARDGDFSVRLSENNGWGEIAEVFNGLLSLNQNLTNGIVRVSNDIGEEGKLTEKMGMRSVKGDWATSVTAINTLVETLGQPILETEQALAALAAGDLSRKVPTKIKGRSLKGDLLRLSTTTNQLIDNIACYSSEKNRVAKLLSQEGNLSTKAVLTGATGIWKDLTENINQMIEKLKEEVQTITKMTLAIAQGDLSQKVENKTVGEFKQLSYNVNLMTSNLTDSVRKIASVAQALAHASEDLTKVSQQLNKNAEHTSGQANSASISADEVNLNAQVVATGVEEMSASIKEISKSATDAAMVATNAVKMTQSTNQTIAKLGQSSIEIGNVVKVITSIAQQTNLLALNATIEAARAGEAGKGFAVVANEVKELAKQTAKATEDISQKIETIQSDTKSAVAAIAQITAIINQINDFQNTIASAVEQQTATTNEIARNVAGAAKGTSEIANNINNVAEAAQSTTDVASQTLKFADQLALLAAELQTLVSQFKY
- a CDS encoding protein-glutamate methylesterase/protein-glutamine glutaminase, with protein sequence MRKIRLLIVDDSVMVRRRVSEVLSNDPALEVAGVAANGQIALAKIAQVNPDLVILDVEMPEMDGLETLAAIRKTYPNLPTIMFSAFTERGATATLEALSLGAKDYVTKPFQMGSIEAANQHLRQELIPKIKVFCGESIETTTLNSDRDLKTSSINQQLTYRKRAIRNPKPIEAIAIGVSTGGPNALAAILPQFRADFPVPILIVQHIPPMFSQRLATRLNARCQIPVIEGFDGAKLEPGTAYIAPGDFHMSVDRLGSIVQLRIHQSPPENSCRPAVDVLFRSVAQTYGAGALAVVLTGMGHDGLRGCEGIRSAGGQIFVQDKASSVVWGMPGFVAKAGLADKMLPLDQIAAEILRSVANCIQ